The following proteins are co-located in the Chlorogloeopsis sp. ULAP01 genome:
- a CDS encoding type II toxin-antitoxin system HicA family toxin: MSRLPRINGSEVIRALEQLGFYQVRQRGSHVI; this comes from the coding sequence TTGTCTAGACTACCCAGAATTAATGGTTCTGAGGTGATTCGTGCTTTGGAACAGCTAGGATTCTATCAAGTTAGGCAACGTGGCAGTCATGTGATTTAA
- a CDS encoding AraC family transcriptional regulator, with the protein MTSTLTIHEEEELWDESAQNTLQPAFIEPFEFYVETPRYLGSGYQKHIKLHPELQLSIVDCELRDDFVIKYPTASHPLQFGVFLPEERTFISGGGIQRKNQVRYFQSLRLLGIDIHMSPDLLTTFFPGEDREILPELKLLAKGDDWQTLVYPEMTPAVRFLTQQILNCPYQGITKRIYLQAKVLELIALQISPLLAGGDFYQPLKSDTIARIHHAKQIILCRLENPPSLIELAGMVGVSDRTLRRGFRELFGTTVHSYLTEKRMEKAEQFLRGTNMTVAEVANLVGYTHLGHFAAAFKKKYGMTPRECLLGKKSVSGL; encoded by the coding sequence ATGACGAGCACACTCACAATACACGAGGAAGAGGAACTTTGGGATGAGTCAGCACAAAATACTCTCCAACCTGCATTTATAGAGCCATTTGAATTTTACGTGGAAACGCCTCGTTATTTGGGAAGTGGCTATCAGAAACACATCAAATTACATCCCGAACTGCAACTGAGTATCGTTGACTGTGAATTGCGCGACGATTTTGTCATTAAGTATCCCACAGCAAGCCATCCCTTGCAATTTGGTGTATTCCTACCAGAAGAACGTACTTTTATTTCAGGGGGTGGCATTCAACGGAAGAATCAGGTCAGGTATTTTCAATCTCTGCGGTTGTTGGGGATTGACATTCATATGTCTCCTGACTTGTTAACTACCTTTTTCCCTGGTGAAGATAGAGAGATTCTCCCAGAATTAAAATTATTAGCAAAGGGAGATGATTGGCAAACACTGGTTTATCCAGAAATGACTCCCGCAGTACGATTTTTGACACAACAAATATTGAATTGTCCCTACCAAGGAATTACAAAACGAATTTACTTACAAGCAAAGGTATTAGAACTCATCGCTTTACAAATATCTCCTTTGCTAGCGGGTGGTGATTTTTACCAACCATTAAAATCTGATACCATTGCTCGGATTCATCATGCCAAACAAATTATTCTATGTCGTTTAGAAAATCCCCCTTCACTGATAGAATTAGCTGGGATGGTTGGGGTGAGCGACAGGACTCTACGCCGAGGATTCCGAGAATTATTTGGCACGACTGTCCATAGTTATCTTACCGAGAAGCGGATGGAAAAAGCCGAGCAATTTTTGCGCGGAACTAATATGACAGTTGCCGAAGTTGCAAATTTAGTCGGTTATACTCATTTGGGTCACTTTGCCGCAGCCTTTAAGAAAAAGTATGGTATGACACCAAGAGAATGTTTGTTAGGCAAAAAGTCCGTTTCGGGACTATAG
- a CDS encoding iron-siderophore ABC transporter substrate-binding protein, whose amino-acid sequence MIIRSRRIWVYLLLAASLTVLVIFYQGNNSLPKAETITIEQNCRMVQHAMGVTCVPDHPQRVVTLSTMDLANALALGIKPIATANDFRTATGEFPPYLSSHAQGIPTLGNSGQPNLEKILYLKPDLIFSWWGSPPKSINPLVSKIAPTVAYSWWESSWKEIFNSTAQLLGKEQAAQVAWQHYQTKIQDLKTALGNRYQDKKISFIYFYFGRIGTNVNNSFAGSILKDAGLQRPPDQDRVIEPYGYTEFSLEEINQADGDVLFVASFTDDDQKVVENLQRNPLWQTLKAVQQKQVYFVSGVTWIWGSDMIGAEAVIDDLRKYLVEVPDRKQG is encoded by the coding sequence ATGATTATCAGATCAAGACGCATTTGGGTATATCTCCTCCTTGCAGCCAGCTTGACTGTACTGGTGATTTTTTACCAAGGCAACAACAGTTTACCCAAGGCTGAAACCATTACTATCGAACAGAATTGTCGTATGGTTCAGCACGCCATGGGTGTCACCTGTGTACCTGATCACCCTCAACGGGTGGTGACGTTATCCACTATGGATTTAGCGAATGCCCTAGCGTTGGGCATTAAACCCATCGCTACTGCCAATGACTTTAGAACAGCCACAGGCGAGTTCCCTCCTTATTTGTCTTCCCATGCTCAGGGAATACCAACTCTGGGCAATTCTGGCCAACCGAATTTGGAGAAAATCCTGTATCTGAAACCAGACCTGATTTTTAGCTGGTGGGGTAGCCCTCCTAAATCAATCAATCCTTTGGTAAGCAAAATCGCCCCAACAGTTGCCTACAGTTGGTGGGAATCAAGCTGGAAAGAAATTTTTAATTCCACGGCTCAACTGTTAGGCAAAGAGCAAGCTGCCCAAGTTGCTTGGCAACATTACCAAACTAAAATTCAAGACTTGAAAACTGCACTAGGTAATCGTTATCAAGATAAAAAAATATCCTTTATCTACTTTTACTTTGGTCGAATAGGCACAAATGTCAACAATTCTTTTGCCGGATCAATTTTAAAGGATGCAGGTTTACAACGCCCGCCAGACCAGGATAGAGTCATTGAACCTTATGGTTATACAGAGTTTTCTCTAGAAGAAATCAATCAGGCCGATGGCGATGTTCTCTTTGTTGCTAGTTTTACCGATGATGATCAAAAAGTTGTGGAGAATTTGCAACGCAATCCGCTTTGGCAAACGTTAAAAGCCGTGCAACAAAAGCAGGTCTACTTTGTCAGTGGGGTGACGTGGATATGGGGTTCAGATATGATTGGCGCTGAGGCAGTGATTGATGATCTGCGGAAATACCTCGTGGAAGTACCAGACAGGAAACAGGGATAA
- the hppD gene encoding 4-hydroxyphenylpyruvate dioxygenase, translating to MSDFCPIKRFDHLEFYIGNAKQAALFYSQCFGFTNIAYRGLETGSREIASYVMQQGNIQFVFSTGLTPEHPISKSVLKHGDGIAIIALEVPDAVSAYKQTTKRGAIGAIAPTEEEDAYGILRYSAIHAYGDVLIKFVERSDYTGVFAPRFQPQSKPHLKSNGVGLNTIDHIVGNVELGAMERWAQFFAKTMGFSLLVHFDDKTISTEYSALMSKVMQDGTGKIKLPINEPAQGKHKSQIEEYLEHNYGPGIQHVALSTENIIETVTRMKAAGVEFLSAPQTYYEDLEERVGKIDEPIDKLAELGILVDRDQDGYLLQIFTQPMQDRPTLFFEVIERHGARGFGEGNFKALFEAIEREQARRGNLVTV from the coding sequence ATGAGTGATTTTTGTCCCATCAAGCGATTTGACCACCTAGAATTTTATATTGGGAATGCTAAACAGGCAGCACTCTTTTATTCTCAGTGTTTCGGATTTACTAACATAGCTTATCGGGGATTAGAAACGGGTAGCCGCGAAATAGCATCCTATGTGATGCAGCAAGGGAATATCCAGTTTGTTTTCAGCACAGGGTTGACTCCGGAGCATCCCATTTCCAAAAGTGTTCTTAAGCATGGCGACGGGATAGCTATTATTGCTCTAGAAGTACCAGATGCGGTTAGTGCCTATAAACAGACAACCAAACGAGGTGCCATAGGTGCTATTGCTCCCACTGAAGAAGAAGATGCTTATGGGATATTGCGTTACTCTGCTATTCACGCCTACGGTGACGTTTTAATTAAGTTCGTAGAACGGAGTGATTACACAGGTGTATTTGCTCCTCGTTTCCAGCCTCAAAGTAAGCCACATCTCAAGAGTAATGGTGTTGGACTAAATACTATTGACCACATAGTTGGTAACGTGGAACTAGGTGCAATGGAGCGATGGGCGCAGTTTTTTGCCAAAACAATGGGCTTTAGTCTTTTAGTACATTTTGACGATAAAACTATCTCTACAGAATACTCTGCCTTAATGTCGAAGGTGATGCAAGATGGCACAGGTAAAATTAAATTGCCAATTAACGAACCGGCTCAAGGCAAACATAAATCTCAAATAGAAGAGTATCTAGAACATAATTATGGCCCTGGTATTCAACATGTAGCACTCTCCACAGAGAACATTATTGAGACAGTTACTCGCATGAAGGCAGCAGGTGTTGAGTTTCTGAGCGCTCCACAAACATATTATGAAGACTTAGAGGAGCGAGTAGGAAAAATTGATGAACCTATAGACAAACTAGCAGAGTTAGGAATATTAGTAGATAGGGATCAAGATGGATATTTGCTTCAAATTTTCACCCAACCTATGCAGGATAGACCAACACTGTTCTTTGAAGTAATTGAGCGGCATGGAGCGCGGGGTTTTGGTGAAGGAAATTTCAAAGCTTTGTTTGAAGCTATTGAACGCGAACAGGCACGTCGGGGAAATCTTGTCACCGTTTAG
- a CDS encoding DUF2721 domain-containing protein produces MNDLSMALGILSAMITPAVLIAACSSLILATSQRLGRVIERTRKISDQFEKLMHTQADGVYLEEERNAVFNQIGRATRRARLLQRVMACLYLTLSVFVATSIVLGIIAILGQQQVQRYTWIPILLGMIGAGLLFYASVLLIAESRIALTAVNDEMDFVVRLSQYYAPKELLKRRKGGFRKRLFRSPKLFE; encoded by the coding sequence ATGAATGACCTTTCTATGGCTTTAGGGATTCTTTCTGCGATGATTACACCAGCAGTGCTGATCGCAGCTTGTAGCTCATTAATCCTCGCGACATCCCAAAGGTTGGGCCGTGTAATTGAAAGGACAAGAAAAATATCAGATCAATTCGAGAAACTTATGCATACTCAGGCAGACGGTGTGTATTTAGAGGAAGAGCGCAATGCGGTTTTCAATCAAATAGGTAGAGCAACGAGACGCGCACGGCTACTGCAACGAGTAATGGCTTGCCTTTATTTAACTCTCAGTGTCTTTGTGGCTACCAGTATTGTCCTTGGCATCATTGCTATTTTAGGTCAGCAGCAAGTTCAGAGGTACACATGGATACCTATTCTCTTAGGGATGATTGGGGCAGGATTGCTATTCTACGCTAGTGTACTTTTAATTGCTGAGTCACGTATCGCACTTACTGCTGTTAATGATGAAATGGATTTTGTTGTACGCCTAAGTCAGTATTATGCACCTAAGGAGTTATTAAAGCGTCGAAAGGGAGGGTTTAGAAAAAGGCTGTTTCGCAGTCCGAAGTTGTTTGAATAA
- a CDS encoding type II toxin-antitoxin system HicB family antitoxin has product MSRAFTAIVYWGYDVYVAECPEVGTASQGETIEEAIINLKEATGLYLEEFPLPKTTPRLFTTFEVAFV; this is encoded by the coding sequence ATGAGTCGTGCATTCACAGCTATTGTTTATTGGGGATATGATGTATACGTTGCTGAGTGTCCGGAAGTGGGTACAGCAAGTCAGGGTGAAACAATTGAAGAGGCAATTATCAACCTTAAAGAAGCTACAGGACTATACTTAGAAGAATTTCCTCTGCCGAAAACTACTCCTCGTTTATTTACTACATTTGAGGTAGCATTTGTCTAG
- a CDS encoding AMP-binding protein — MTKQISPKQLLNCGLEANIATAILPQVNQWLASLPAVECWQHLVQYILKPSHPFALHELLYKTTFCDWDISQGQPPAWFPSQKQIQATNIAALMKELKLDSYAELHAWSAQHRAEFWEMMIKRLGICLQKPYTQIIDLSQGVELPQWLVGARLNIAESCFQAPADNPAIIFQPEGGFLTTWTYGELQALTNRVANGLVEAGFAPGDAIAIAMPMTAESVAIYLGIVKAGCVVVSIADSFAADEIATRLRISKAKAIFTQDYIRRGGKQLPLYAKIIAANAPRAILAETDTGEEDRGTRERGDAGNVLDRFSTYLKLRLGDLTWDKFLSSNDKFDAFPAHPTAYTNVLFSSGTTAEPKAIPWTQTTPIKCASDGHLHHDIHPQDVVAWPTNLGWMMGPWLIYASLVNKATIALYDGAPTERGFGEFIQDACVTMLGLVPSLVSNWKTTACMQGFDWSAIKAFSSTGECSNPQDMLFLMSLAGYKPIVEYCGGTEIGGAYITGTVVQPAIPSTFTTPALGLDFVILDEEGHLADKGEAFIVPPSIGLSTKLLNKDHHQVYFASAPSLGQALRSHGDQIERSPNGYYHALGRVDDTMNLSGIKVSSTEIEQILNTVEGICETAAIAISPSEGGPSLLIIYAVVESNVKADKEALKASLQTAIKQRLNPLFKIHDVVIVESLPRTASNKVMRRVLRDRYKVAVTKK; from the coding sequence ATGACCAAGCAAATATCACCTAAACAACTTCTAAACTGTGGCTTGGAAGCAAACATAGCCACTGCCATACTACCGCAGGTCAATCAATGGCTTGCCTCCCTTCCTGCTGTTGAGTGTTGGCAGCATTTGGTTCAATATATTCTCAAGCCCAGCCATCCTTTTGCACTCCACGAACTCCTCTATAAAACTACCTTCTGTGATTGGGATATCAGCCAAGGGCAACCTCCAGCCTGGTTTCCTTCTCAGAAGCAAATTCAAGCGACTAATATCGCCGCATTGATGAAAGAGCTAAAGCTGGATTCCTACGCAGAACTTCACGCTTGGTCTGCACAACACCGGGCTGAGTTTTGGGAGATGATGATTAAACGGCTAGGTATCTGCTTGCAAAAGCCATACACTCAAATTATTGACTTATCGCAGGGTGTGGAGTTGCCCCAATGGCTAGTAGGTGCGCGTCTCAATATAGCCGAGAGTTGTTTTCAAGCACCTGCCGACAACCCCGCGATTATATTTCAGCCAGAGGGCGGTTTCCTTACAACTTGGACTTATGGAGAACTCCAGGCTTTAACCAATCGAGTTGCTAATGGATTGGTTGAGGCTGGCTTTGCTCCTGGGGATGCGATCGCTATTGCTATGCCAATGACTGCTGAATCGGTGGCGATATATTTGGGAATTGTTAAAGCGGGTTGTGTCGTAGTCTCGATCGCTGATAGTTTTGCTGCTGATGAAATTGCGACACGCTTGCGTATATCTAAGGCAAAAGCAATTTTTACCCAGGATTATATTCGGCGTGGTGGGAAACAGTTACCTCTGTATGCAAAAATCATCGCAGCTAATGCACCGAGAGCGATTTTGGCAGAAACTGACACGGGGGAAGAGGACAGGGGGACAAGGGAACGCGGGGACGCGGGGAATGTTTTGGATAGATTCTCTACGTATTTAAAACTGCGTCTTGGTGATTTAACTTGGGATAAATTTCTTAGTTCCAATGATAAATTTGATGCCTTCCCTGCTCATCCAACTGCTTACACTAATGTCTTATTTTCTTCAGGTACCACGGCAGAACCAAAAGCGATTCCTTGGACGCAGACAACCCCAATTAAGTGCGCTAGTGACGGGCATTTACACCATGACATCCATCCACAAGATGTGGTAGCTTGGCCAACTAACTTGGGATGGATGATGGGGCCGTGGTTAATTTATGCCAGTTTAGTAAATAAGGCAACTATTGCCCTTTATGACGGTGCGCCTACAGAACGGGGATTTGGTGAGTTTATCCAGGATGCGTGTGTCACTATGCTGGGCTTAGTTCCCAGTTTAGTCAGTAATTGGAAAACCACTGCCTGTATGCAAGGATTTGATTGGAGTGCTATTAAAGCATTTAGTTCGACGGGTGAGTGTTCCAATCCGCAAGATATGCTGTTTTTGATGTCTTTAGCTGGCTATAAACCGATTGTGGAATACTGTGGTGGAACAGAAATCGGTGGGGCTTATATCACGGGTACAGTAGTGCAACCTGCTATTCCCTCAACTTTTACCACACCTGCTCTAGGTTTAGATTTTGTGATTCTCGATGAGGAAGGGCATCTTGCGGATAAAGGTGAGGCGTTTATCGTTCCTCCTTCAATTGGACTTTCTACTAAACTGTTAAACAAGGATCATCATCAAGTTTACTTTGCTAGTGCTCCCTCTTTAGGGCAGGCACTACGTAGCCACGGCGATCAAATAGAGCGATCGCCCAACGGCTACTACCACGCTCTCGGTCGTGTTGACGATACCATGAACTTAAGTGGTATCAAGGTTAGCTCGACGGAGATTGAGCAAATTCTCAATACTGTAGAGGGAATTTGCGAAACTGCTGCGATCGCTATTTCTCCTTCTGAAGGCGGGCCAAGTCTACTAATAATTTATGCAGTGGTTGAGTCTAATGTAAAGGCTGACAAAGAAGCACTTAAAGCTTCCTTGCAAACGGCAATTAAGCAACGCCTCAATCCGTTGTTTAAGATTCATGATGTTGTCATAGTCGAGTCTTTGCCTCGAACTGCCTCCAATAAAGTAATGCGTCGTGTGTTACGCGATCGCTACAAAGTTGCAGTTACCAAGAAATAA
- a CDS encoding homogentisate 1,2-dioxygenase, with protein sequence MTYYYKLGKIPHKRHTQFRQPNDSLYHEELISIRGFSGVQSLLYHLRPPTQIQKILPERSLSLPYEESGALRPYHLRTATVPVGGDAVEARVPLMVNADICISVARPTQPMQYWYRFADGDEVIFVHEGSGVLESQYGILRYQPGDYVVIPTGVLWRIIADQGIEQRMLVIEAYGHIEPPGRYLNNYGQFLEHSPYCERDIRPPDQLITHDEKGEFEVRVKARNQITSYIYNYHPLDVVGWDGHLWPFAFNIEDFEPITGRIHQPPTVHQTFEGPGFVLCSFVPRLFDYHPLSIPAPYNHSNVDSDEVLYYAQGNFMSRKGIEVASITLHPRGIPHGPHPGTYEGSIGKERTDELAVMIDTFKPLMLTKYALALEDKDYPHSWISSLEEPIHGV encoded by the coding sequence ATGACTTATTACTATAAGTTGGGAAAAATTCCACACAAGCGGCACACTCAATTTCGACAACCCAACGACTCTCTATATCACGAAGAGTTAATCAGTATTCGCGGCTTTTCGGGTGTGCAATCTCTACTCTATCATCTACGTCCACCGACTCAGATTCAGAAGATTTTGCCAGAGCGATCGCTCTCACTTCCCTATGAAGAATCAGGAGCTTTACGCCCTTATCATCTGCGGACGGCAACTGTCCCGGTGGGCGGTGATGCGGTGGAAGCACGCGTTCCTTTGATGGTGAATGCAGATATCTGCATTAGTGTGGCTCGTCCCACGCAACCCATGCAGTATTGGTATCGGTTTGCTGATGGTGATGAGGTAATTTTTGTCCATGAAGGCAGTGGTGTGTTGGAAAGTCAGTACGGCATTCTCCGTTATCAGCCAGGTGATTATGTAGTCATTCCTACAGGCGTGCTATGGCGAATTATTGCCGATCAAGGAATTGAGCAACGGATGCTCGTAATTGAAGCCTACGGACACATTGAGCCTCCAGGACGTTACCTGAATAATTACGGTCAATTCCTCGAACACTCTCCCTACTGCGAACGTGACATCCGCCCACCAGATCAACTCATTACCCACGACGAAAAAGGGGAGTTTGAGGTGCGAGTTAAAGCAAGAAACCAAATTACTAGTTATATTTATAACTATCACCCTTTAGATGTAGTGGGCTGGGATGGGCATCTTTGGCCTTTTGCGTTCAACATTGAGGATTTTGAACCAATTACAGGGCGTATTCACCAACCTCCAACCGTACATCAAACTTTTGAAGGGCCAGGATTTGTTTTGTGTTCCTTTGTACCACGTCTTTTTGATTACCATCCTCTATCAATTCCGGCTCCTTATAACCATTCCAATGTTGATTCAGATGAAGTCCTCTACTATGCTCAGGGAAACTTTATGTCGCGTAAAGGCATTGAGGTAGCATCAATTACCCTACATCCCAGAGGTATTCCCCATGGCCCCCATCCAGGAACCTATGAAGGGTCAATTGGTAAAGAACGAACTGATGAACTTGCAGTAATGATTGATACATTTAAACCGTTAATGCTGACGAAATACGCGCTGGCATTGGAAGACAAAGATTATCCCCACAGTTGGATTTCATCGTTAGAAGAACCGATTCATGGCGTATAG
- a CDS encoding TonB-dependent siderophore receptor encodes MKGWRSTSGSQCCVRYLNIYLGLIVTVVGSFSSVLAEVEQVLASQNEQQTVVPKIKTISEADFPATSVKDLVSQSPPHPPVSPLSKEGVVVLITGVKANPTEKGVEIILQTSQGEQLQVTNRSEGNNFIADMPNAQLRLPNGDAFTFSSEKPIEGITQITVANIDANTVRVTVAGEKALPAVELFDDDIGLIFAVASTATSAQNPTPPASPLPLPRGGEGEGSEQPAAQQDDPIELVVTGEQDGYRVEETSVGTRTDTPLRDIPQSIQIVPQQVIQDTQARSITEALENVPGVVAQGAGSTGTRDYFTIRGFEAYGSLVNGLPDPQITSDGIFFNVEQLEVLKGPASVLYGDTGLTSIGGTINYVTKKPLSEPFFEISTTAGNYGFLQSSLDLSGPLNTDKTALYRLIAGFRYNDSITDFNSAGTLAIAPSLSLQLGEKTSLLVEGDVNRVERNGQQPGPQPVLGTLLPNPNGKISRSFNPIGPVPNNVTYNGRVGYRLEHQFNENLKLRNAFRYVFAQDDDSNIDFFPTDLEADNRTLNREGSIGEQYYNYYLLDTNLLSKFTTGTIEHQLLAGFSLSRNTTDLSYEFGIPAAPVDIFDPVYDQTLVTGDRTFSRFTTRDTLGIYLQDQISLSQNFKLLLGGRFDTFSERATNRLTNIDSSQSDTAFSPRVGIVYQPIQPISLYASYSRSFTPSIGTAASGETFQPERGTQYEIGVKADLSERLSATLAFYDLTRSNVTTPDPINPNFSVQTGKQRSRGIEFDISGEILPGWNIIAGYAYTDARVTEDNSIPVGNRLFNAPEHTVNLWTTYRIQTGSLKGLGFGLGLYYLGDRPLDNANTVNLPSFFRTDAAIFYEQEQFRAALNFRNIFDIENYVSRYGSSDFVQIGTPFTIQGSLSWRF; translated from the coding sequence ATGAAAGGTTGGCGTTCTACTTCTGGTAGTCAGTGTTGTGTGCGTTATCTCAATATTTATCTAGGGCTGATAGTGACTGTAGTCGGGAGTTTCAGCAGTGTACTGGCTGAAGTTGAACAGGTATTAGCATCACAAAATGAGCAACAGACAGTTGTCCCGAAAATCAAAACAATCAGCGAAGCTGATTTCCCCGCTACTAGCGTTAAAGATTTAGTTTCGCAATCACCACCTCACCCCCCTGTTTCCCCCCTTAGCAAGGAGGGAGTTGTTGTACTAATTACTGGAGTTAAGGCAAATCCCACCGAAAAAGGTGTGGAGATTATTTTACAGACAAGCCAAGGAGAACAACTACAAGTTACAAATCGCAGTGAAGGTAATAATTTTATTGCAGATATGCCTAATGCTCAGTTACGTTTACCAAATGGGGATGCTTTCACATTCAGTTCAGAGAAACCCATCGAGGGAATTACTCAAATAACAGTTGCGAATATTGACGCGAATACCGTGCGGGTAACTGTGGCTGGTGAGAAGGCTTTGCCTGCGGTTGAGTTATTTGATGATGATATTGGGTTGATTTTTGCTGTTGCATCTACAGCCACATCTGCACAGAACCCCACCCCGCCTGCGTCACCCCTCCCCTTACCAAGGGGAGGGGAAGGGGAGGGGTCAGAACAACCCGCAGCGCAGCAGGACGATCCAATTGAGTTGGTGGTGACGGGGGAACAAGATGGGTATCGCGTAGAAGAGACCTCAGTGGGAACAAGAACCGATACACCATTGCGGGATATTCCCCAATCGATTCAAATTGTACCGCAACAGGTGATTCAAGATACCCAAGCGCGGAGTATTACCGAAGCTTTAGAAAATGTTCCTGGAGTCGTCGCCCAGGGAGCAGGAAGTACGGGAACTCGCGATTACTTCACAATTCGCGGATTTGAGGCTTATGGCTCTCTAGTCAACGGGCTACCAGATCCGCAGATTACTTCCGATGGGATATTTTTCAATGTCGAACAGTTAGAAGTATTGAAGGGTCCTGCCTCTGTTTTGTACGGCGATACGGGATTGACCAGTATTGGGGGAACCATCAACTATGTGACTAAAAAGCCTCTTTCCGAACCATTTTTTGAAATTAGTACAACTGCTGGGAATTACGGCTTTTTGCAAAGTTCGCTGGACTTATCTGGCCCATTAAATACTGATAAAACCGCACTTTACCGCTTGATTGCTGGTTTTCGCTATAACGATAGCATCACTGATTTTAATTCGGCTGGGACTTTGGCAATTGCACCGAGTTTAAGCTTGCAACTAGGAGAAAAGACAAGCTTATTGGTGGAAGGTGATGTGAATCGGGTAGAACGGAATGGTCAGCAACCCGGCCCGCAACCTGTGTTGGGTACGCTGCTACCAAACCCCAATGGCAAGATTTCCCGTAGCTTTAACCCGATCGGACCTGTTCCTAATAATGTCACCTATAATGGTCGGGTTGGGTATCGCCTCGAACACCAATTTAATGAAAATTTGAAGTTGCGTAATGCTTTTCGATACGTGTTTGCTCAGGATGACGATAGCAATATCGATTTTTTCCCAACTGATCTGGAAGCAGATAACCGCACTTTGAATCGAGAGGGTAGCATCGGCGAGCAGTACTATAATTACTATCTCTTAGATACAAATTTACTCAGTAAGTTCACAACCGGTACTATCGAGCATCAACTTTTGGCAGGATTTAGTTTGAGCCGCAATACAACTGATCTCAGCTATGAGTTTGGGATACCAGCTGCACCCGTGGATATTTTTGATCCAGTGTACGACCAAACTTTGGTTACTGGCGATCGCACCTTCTCTAGGTTTACCACTAGAGACACTCTGGGAATTTATCTGCAAGACCAAATTTCCCTGTCGCAGAACTTTAAACTCTTGCTGGGTGGACGTTTTGACACCTTTAGCGAACGTGCAACTAATCGACTAACCAATATAGACAGCAGCCAGTCAGATACAGCCTTTAGTCCACGGGTGGGAATTGTTTATCAACCGATACAACCAATTTCGCTGTATGCAAGCTATTCGCGTTCTTTTACTCCGAGTATTGGAACAGCAGCAAGTGGAGAAACATTCCAACCAGAACGGGGTACTCAATATGAGATTGGGGTAAAAGCAGACTTGAGTGAGCGATTATCTGCAACTTTAGCGTTTTATGACTTAACTCGCTCCAATGTGACGACCCCCGACCCAATTAATCCTAATTTTTCCGTACAAACAGGTAAACAAAGAAGTCGTGGCATTGAATTTGATATCAGTGGTGAAATTTTGCCTGGTTGGAACATCATTGCTGGCTATGCTTACACCGATGCCAGAGTTACAGAAGATAACTCAATTCCCGTTGGTAATAGACTGTTTAATGCTCCTGAACATACGGTTAACCTGTGGACAACTTACCGGATACAAACTGGTTCCTTAAAAGGGCTGGGGTTTGGCTTAGGGCTATACTATTTAGGAGATCGCCCTTTAGATAATGCCAATACTGTTAACCTACCAAGTTTTTTCAGAACAGATGCAGCAATTTTTTACGAGCAAGAGCAATTCCGCGCCGCCCTAAACTTCCGTAATATTTTTGACATTGAAAACTATGTTAGTAGATATGGCTCAAGTGATTTTGTGCAGATAGGGACTCCATTCACGATTCAAGGTTCTTTATCATGGCGATTCTAA